GCGAAAAATagcaatcaaataaatataacaacatCTACGActagtattataaaatagcaCAAAcaatgcttatatatatatatatatatatatatatatgtatgcatacAAGTGcagtgaaattaaaatactattttgtGATATAGACATTCCAGCGACAACAAATCGagatataatgtttttaaattattttcactcaTTTTTAAGACCTAAAAAGTTTGTATAAGTATTATAATCAATGTGCTCGATGTCGTCGCGTAAAGACACTTCACACTGGTGATGTCTTTTCATGACAAATCATAAATCTTGTTTTATACACTGTATAGCTAATGTTTAATACGTTGCAAATATGACAATTGAATTATAACACATTACTATAAAATAAGACTGTACTTAAGACAGCCAGTACCTAATCATTTATATTGCCAATGTATTAGAAACATAATTGTTCTCTATCaaagtattttgttttctattatttcgatataagcacaaattattattttataaataaatatcacaataaaacatgcttttcttatataacgctgctattattattactgctacaatattgttattaattcatcagtatatacaaacatatctctttcaaatataaatatataacaaaaagatttttaaaaaatgatatgcaATGTTGATTGCTGTTTTGTtaggaaataatttaatcaagattcataaaagaatagatgaaataaaaaattgtacttttaaaattagtaTCGTTAACTTAATTCTATATTCGTGCAATAATCACGACGTTTATACgcatgttatattataaaatttatgattaagaGATACTTCTCAATATGAAATACACATGACTATGCATCTTTTGTCAcatgcaaaatgtttttcataaaaGAGTTACGATTCGGTTAGTCTTTTTAAAATGCTGTCACTATTCTAAATTTCTCCACGTACATTTGTTGTAACTTTTCATTTTCTGCTTTGTCTCTTTTTCCTTGCTCACTGTGACTAAATCCATAAAAACCATAAATGCAGAAAcctacatgtaaaaaaatagaatttttatacttcaACAAGTCTTCGGATCAACTTCTATATTTGCATTAGTTCTCTGTGCGCCTTTTACGCAAACTTACCGATCAGTAACCAAGTAGCGAATCTAATCCAAGTAAAGACATCTAGTTGGAACATTAAATatacgtttataaaaatactgaaaCATGGAATGAGCGGAACGAGAGGCACCTACGCATTATAGAAACGTGTTGAGATCATATATCGCCAAGTCGCTTTACAATATAACGCACGGTGGAATAACTGCATTCTCGGTATGCGCTCTCTTACCTTAAAGGCCACTTCGGTCTTGTGCACCGGCTGCCTACCGACAGCCGCTAGgttcaaaaagaaaatgatcACTAATACAGCTAATATCACACACACCACCACGTTTCCCTCGACCAGATCCGTGCCCATATTACTTATCAGAAACGTAATGATGCATATAATGACAcctgtgaaaaaattaaacatcgCCGATTATCAACCATTTCTAAAGTTTAATACACAGATATCGTCTGTCAGAAATAACTCTTGTAAGTATGTTAATCTACGTGACTCACAGAGGCAACTGATGCCTATGTTTGCGATCTTGCTAGAAAGCTCCGTCGGCACCTTCTgattatgcaaattaaataactCTCTAAGTATGTTTATAGGTGTAAGTTGGTAATCGATCATTGGTATAGCGTCACGAAGGTTCCCTTCATTTTgatatctgtaataaaaatctacATGCACATCCGAGCGATTTGTTAATTCTACTCGGGACATTATTCGTATGCGAAACCGATACCTTAATATTAAGACGCTTATCGCCACTATTGTGTACGCGAGCAGAGTTCCTATGGACATCATGTCGATCAATTGCTGCAGATTGAAGATGAGCGTCATGAGACCTGAAATAGAGCGATCTCTATCAAAGCTATTAGATAAGTGCACGACTCGAGAGCGCTCCGTATCTGCATCTCCCTTTGCGCTTCTCTTTCTCAAGTAGCCGCACGGTGAAACGAAAGTTTCACTAACCGATAAGCAAACCAGAGAGCACCGTGCCGTATACAGGTGTCATGGTCTTCGGATGTATTTTGGAGAGAGGCTTAAATATGACGCCGTCGCTAGCCATGGCGTATATTATACGCGGCAGCGGAAACATTGCGCCCAGAAGACTAGTGCACAGCGCGAACACCGCGCCTACGTTGACGAGCCATTTGATCGCGGGCCATCCGATCTGCTCGAACGCATATGGAAACGGGGCGTCCGCATTCTAAGTACAAGCTTTTGTTTTAAGTCCTGCATTTGGAGGACGCGCAGAAGTGAAATGTTTTATCAGTTCCGCCGTTAGCGTTGAATCGTACCTGCGCGTAATACGGCAATACCATCGTTAAAATCATAGAGATGCCGAAGTATGCTGCGAATATGATAATCAAGGACAGGATGATTGCTAAGGGAATGTGACGCCGAGGATTCTTCGCCTCCTCGCCGGTGGTAGCGACGGCATCGAAACCCACGAATCCGTAGAAGCATTTCGCCGCGCCGACCATCACTCCGCCGATACCGAACGGCATGAATCCGCCCGTTCCCGCGTTCTTCACGGTGCTCGGGATATCCTCGGGTGCAATTGACCAGTTTGAAGGATCCGCTGGAAGTATTATTAATGACACAATCGAGTTATATCCCCGAAGCCGAGACTTAAACAACAagcttaaaaaaagaaaaattgttcaaacaCAATTTCATACcatttttcacgaaatttttttttttttttttaattggaacTGCTAATTGTCTGGAAGAATGTTTCATCGAATAGTAACAGTCGAAGTCTGGTCATAAGCAAATTACATGCTTACCTTTTATGGATCCTGCAATAATGACGATCGTAATCGTTATCAAGTTTATAACGGTGAATATATTGTTCAAGATCGACGATTCTCTCACTCCTACGCACAGTAACGCCACCAGCAGCATGACCATTGCAAAGGCGAAAAAATCAGGATATTCTGATAGGAAGGAAATATCTATAGGCATAATTGAGCGCATAGTGTTACTCATAGTATTTCCTATCAGTGCGTCGATATAATTACTAAGTCCACGAGCAACGCTAGCCGTACCTGCAAAAAGTCGTCCCGTGACAAATACGTAAATTATGCGTAAACGTAACTCGCCTTTCCACGTTTTCCGCTCGCACACTCACCAATTACGTATTCTAGAATTAAATTCCACCCTATCACGAAGGCGATGAACTCGCCTACTGTTACGTAGCTATAAATGTAAGCCGAACCGGCCTTCGGCACTCTCGATGCGAATTCCGCGTAGCACATACCTGCgacataacaaataaatatgttggAGATATATCTCGTTAGATTTTATTCGTCTGAACCTTAAATTTCGTCGCGTGAGTCAGCGAATGACATAACGCGTCACGCAAGATGGAAGCTCTCaacatttttcacatttatgaattgttaataattgtcAGCGAGAATTTTAAGACGCTGTGCAAGAGATCGACTTTGCAAATTGCAAGATATTTTACCCGCGAAAGCGGATGCAATGGCGGCAATGAGGAAAGAGATGCAAACGGCGGGCCCGGCAGTCTCTTTGGCTACGCTGCCAGCAAGGACATAGACGCCCAAGCCGAGAGTCGCGCCAACGCCGAGTGCAGTCAAATCGAATAAACCAAGGACCCGCGCCAATTGTTCGTCTTTTACCTCTTCATTGTCCTCTACGCGCCTTCGCGACAAGGCTTTCCACAGTCGACTAGTCATACCGACTCGATTCCTCTTTCACACCTGcgtaaataatttcacatattAATTGGATGATCGCGCGTAAATTACTACATATGCATAATAACGCGCAGATTAATAAgtcaataatacataatttaaaagataagagATTAATTTATGCGcgtttttagaataaatacatacaaattttagattatatgCATGAGCGCATTTCATTCAAGGTACTTGAAATTCTTAGCAGATATTCTTACAAAACACATTTGTACCGATTTGTTTTCAAGAAGCACGACGGCGAAAGAGATGAATGGAAAAAATAACGCGGTTAAAGATAATGTCGAGtttgcacaaaatatttctcttcttCGCAATGTTTTGCAGAAAACGATAACAGAAAACTGTTAAGACTTTCCGCTTGTTACAATTCATATACAACTCATTCttcgataataattcttatgTTTTATCTAAGTGCATGTTAAATaatcatgaaaattaaaaatagaaaaacatcGAGCTtagaaagtatttaaaaaatggcaaTTTTCGTGCAATTAAGCTGCGCGAATTCTACTACTGATAAATGTTTCTGTCATTGGCAGTCGACCTTGATGCCACTTTCTCTCCGTTCACTTATTTTCCGTTATACATTCTGTTCTCTATTTTTTGCTCGTACATATATTTagtttaatacttttttttaaagatacatGCGACTACCGGTGCAGGAAGGACTGAACATACTAAGTACGGTACTGAAGTTATTAACGGCAGAAATACACATACATGCCACATAATGATCCGCGTCTAGAAATCAGATTTACGCGACGGAAGTTTATCTTGAACGGTTTAATTTATCATGTGCTTTCAACAGACACGATACAATCCTTTTTACGATGCgtgaaaatctttttataacataaatgcTGTAAAATGCAATCTCTTAATCATTTGATGATTTAGTCATTATCAGACTTTATGCTGTAGATATTGTAAAAGTGATATCAAAGGTAAAAGTGATATCAAAGGTAAACGCACTTAATATCCTACGTTATAAAgccgtataaaataataatatcacataGTTAGAAATGTACATTAATACTATCTGCagaagatttaaatatttctacaaacTAGCACATCTGcgatatttattctatttgtaaataaataaaaaactgatttcataaaaacatacacatataatgtatgtgtagttaataatttaatgtaatagtGAAGGTAAAAGATGATAATTGAAAAGATTGGTAACATCTTGAGTACAATGAAAGTACCGCGTgcttatatctttttttactaCAGTATGTATTATGCACTACGGACATTCacactgaaaatattttgaaatacatgagattataaatttatgatatctgacctttaattaaaacttgagCCCGCAGCCGATACTAGTATAAAATCAAATACCGCACGAGGTTTTTGCTCccgttatatttataaaacgctCTCGCCTTGAATCAAACTGTTTAAATTAACagagtaaatatttattaactgtcTCTTGCACTGGTTTTATGTCAATAATTGCTCACATTCATCTAGAAGTAAATTAGATTGTACTTAGACAAAAGTATATTCTGTCGTTAGAAATAATGGCAAATAATCTACAAATTTTGTGTGTATTTTTCGGCTTGATACCGCAgggaaaattttgttttattaaatttatctgtgAAGACCAACTTCTAAATCAATGAATGTAATTGAATTGTTCTTAATGCACGCAAATATTGCACAATTCACGTTGCCTTCACGTAAGAGAAAAGTCCTCGATAATAAATAGCGATTTGAAATAAGGATCAAGGCAGTCCCCGTACTTCGTAGTATTTCGCGGTGTTGCGTCatcattaaaatgtacatttttacgTTACACTTTCCTTAACAATAACTTGCTCAcaatattcatttaatattgaaGAAGAGAGAATCTAGTCTCTAGAATCGTTAAGGTTCTCACACACACAATTAACTCACGCTTCTTAAATTGAAGCAATCAAGGTTTATTATCGTAACAATTGTATAgacgatataattatataaaatacaaacaaaCATTCTCCGGAAGTTATTACGCCGAGTTTTTGTAGCTCTTTGCAGCTTTTTGTAACTTTCCTGTTCGCGATCTGAGCAAGCCTTGAGTCATTTAATCGTCGTTGATAAACTGACAATAAGTGCGGTTCGGCAAAAATTGCTTTGTTAACTCGTCGACGATTTTGCATGCGATAAAGCTGACTTTCAACTCGTAACAAGTTTAATTGTATTGCAGTAGCTGTCTATAGGATAAAATTGTCGTGGATATACTTGAGGATTTCCGATTCATTCAAATCGCTCGTAATCAAGGACTTGCGTcgataattacttaattatctCACAACATATCATTTCTTATTCATCAAAGCTACAATTAATCGATTACATATGCTTGTGCTTCTCTTTCAGCCAATGTGAGGaaaggaaattataaaaaaattatttacaagttACCTGTTAGTGCCGCGATCTGATATGGATGTTATAAAAATGCCATAGATTACGCTCGCTACGTGTGTTGTTTCTGAGAAATCCCAATAgatgatgtaaaattttatgtaatgtgTGCGAACTATAGAAGGTCGCTTGATAGACAacagtattaatttaatcggATGGCGGCGGATATCTTTGTAACCATGATTGATGTGCCTGTTGatcaaataacaaataactggaatttggaaaaaaaataaataatttaacagttCATTGATACccaataaaaatagaaaacagaaaaaatttaacatagcGATAGTAACGGAGATTATTTATGATACATTAGAATCACGTTAAATGCAATCGATTGATGCAATGCAATGTCtttcttgaaattaatatgCACATATGCAGATATGTAGTTGCAACAGTTATTCataatactatattatttattgcaaaaaatataattactggAATTCCATCGCATGTAGACAACATTTTTTTGCCGCAAAATTGCGGatgacagaaaaaaatattattgcaaataacgATCTTAAGAgtctgaatttttttcagttttaattttagaacacGGGAAGTATGTACATACACTTTGCAATTGTAATTTACATCTTATCGAAAAATAGCGCGCAATTTGACATACAGCAAGTATTATGTGACCTTCGAATTccttgtaaatatgtaaatattttcttattatatcttttaataagtatatttgtCCTACTGACTTTCAACATTTGCAGAATAATaggaataattttcaaaatataacacACGTGTATGACAGGGGAATGTTTACATCCTATTATACACTCTGTAGACTGTTCTCTACGTATATATGATTACAAGAACAAAGTAACTTGAGGATTTCACACACTTTCCATTGgaagcaattaataaaatagattgatatgcataaattaacacgtcataatatatatgattaaattgaTTGAACAGAGCTTACTTAACTTTGAAGATGTAATGTGGAGCAGAAATACCAGCACAAACTAGATGAAGTGCGTATCGTACGCAATTAAGAACTTGATCGATATAAAACGGATGATATGATTTAAATTGTGGGTGCGTAAACTGTAATCAACGAGAACCGGTTGAATCGGCGTACAATCGCAAATTAATAACGCACTGTAATCTCACGATGCTTACTTTCCACCTGCCTAGGTGGAAATGCTTCAATGCTCCCCACCAGATTATTGAAGTAGGACGTTCACGCTGTGTTAGGAGCCGCCGCGCTACACTTGTCGCCGTTAAGTTCCAATCACGTGTCAAACACTCGGACATTAACATTTTCCATGAGTGTACAATGTTATGAAAACATGTTTGaggtacatttttttcatcgcCCTTACGCAAGATATATGCATTTACGGCGTCTTAATCACGCTAAATCGATATTTGCGATCCTTTCTATCCTTCTTGTTGCATAGCACACGCATAAATCTAAAGTGGCTATTAAAATCGCTAAAATCAGCACACATGCGTTATATACAGAAAATGCTTTTGATAATttgaatacattattttttatttactacaaatattcatatatataaatatataaatctatataagtTTCCTTATgtataaacatacatatatatttataagatagtCTCCATTCAAATCATactattgatataaataattgtgatCTATTTTAcctttcattattaattgcttaaaataaaataacattttaaatgttttgttCCGCATTCCAGTTTTAATACCGTGATTAccatattattatgttaagtgatataatttctgttgTTGCTCTTTGGCagtgattatttaaaattctacacCAAATAGATCATTTTAAGATCTATCCGCAGACTTTTTGTACGTTTCAGGATTTGTTGCACAGCCAGGACATGTGTGCAAGATTTCatggataaatatttcacagtCCAAACAAAACGTTTGGTTACATTTGCCACAAGTATATacctaaaaaaatagatatttttgctatttaaAATGTCAGTACATATTAACACCTTCGCGACCGTTGTATATTCATTCGGCTTTGTTCAACGCTTGGAGCCGCTCTATTGTATTGCACTGATATAAAATCCGACATTTCATATTAGACGATCTAATACTGATACAAAAAAcagtgaatataaaaatacatgacCGGCTCTTGACttaaacgtaaaaatacgTGAACGGCCGCAAAAGTGttaatgtttttacgatttataactataatgactctcaattatatttaaaatacaaatatcttgcaaatatctttgaaaaatacctgttatatatcataaattttccattttattatcTAAGTTCCAaagtgtttattttattttatcatattaaatattttggaatCAATAACattctcataattttatacaaaataaatgatagtTTACCTTTTTGTCCTTTTGAGTAAAAGCTTTCTGGCAACCAAAGCAGGAGAAATAATCGCCCTCAAATGCAATTTCTTTATAGGGTTCGACAggaaacaaataatgatatGATCTTGCCAAATGCGGAGCGGATACTAAAGTAAGACCACATGCCCTACATTCCACAGGTAGCTCACAATGTTTACTAAGACATTGGGGACAAAGATAGCCGGTACTCATAAGTTTAACCGATTCATCAGAATTCTCTGCATggctgtaatattaattaaacaaacaatatatacatttctcagagcaaaattataataaactacaCTGTTCAATAAGTATATTGAGACTTACCACATGCATACTGTCATAGATGTGTCTGACGCGTTAGAGTGTAAAGCATGATGTGGAAATCCCATTTTGACAAGAGCTGCATCCAGTCGCGTTGCGGCAGGTGGAGGATCTATGTGCACATTTAACTGCTCCTTATAATGCTTATCATCGAGTACAACACCGTGTTCACCACCAGTTCTGTTTGCCATTCGTTTACAGATATATAACTCAGCAGCCAATCCTATCACACTACATCTAATACTATCTGCTTTCATACTCTAAaacaatgttaatattaagcaaaattcttagagaaaataaaattgtcatataaaataaaatatacctgTATTGTTTCGTTGATATCTCCAGGATCACAAGTAGTAAGAGCACCTAcaactattaatatttctttactaGCGTGGGAAGGCAATAATTTTAACGACTTCATAGCTAACTCCACAGAATTTTGCAAAGAAGGTTCGCCAGTTATTGCAGTTTGTTGTAATGCTCTTAATtcctataaatataatatggttATATTACCACAATACATCCACAATGAAAGTAAGGCaacaaaaataagataatgaGTATTTACCTTGATGTGCTTCTTTGCATTACCAGCCAAGTCACTAATTTTTTCAGCTCTTTTATTTCTAGTTATAATTACACCCAACTGACTTATAGGattttgatagaaaaattCTTCGATGAAATCCTCTAAAAGCTTAaggcaaataaatatttaataaattatatatatttattataagattagtaatatatatatttttttatacttttaggGAACACAGAAATCGAGTTGGTTTTAAATCTTGATTGGACATTGACTCCGAAGCATCtaagataatataaagatGCCTCATCATTCCTAATCTAGCACCCTGTTTTCTGTCCAACTGCCGTTTTCTTTTAGCATTATGAATGATAGTTGCGACAGATGCTTCCAATAACCCATGATCATCTTCTTTAATTGCTTCCCTAAAgtataaacatattattatcattatgtCCTTGTATATAGATTAAcatacagaaatattaattattatttaaatattaaaaactgctATCAACACAAGCACAAAGATAATTTGTACAACTCAGCCATAAACATACCATGTTTTTTCATAACCAGTCTCCCAGCGATATTCCTTCTCTTCAGATTCTTCCTCAGCCATTGTTTAtcgagataaaataattctgtgacaaaaaatattatcacaaagataaaagataaaaaaaacaggataattttatgtatacatttatactttattaactTACTTCAAAAAATAGGTTAACGTTGTTTATATCACAATTAGCATGAGCCTTTGAAGAACGACACCGAGTAAGGAAAAAGTAATAATGATAGGTTAAACAGAcgcaaatttatatgaatcaaTTCAGTATTTGCGAATATAAGAGATACCTAATCTGGCCTAATCTAAAATGTGGAGGTACACATTAAACATCGTACAACCAATAACAATGCAACCCGGCTTTGCTCCTAGCTCAGCAGGAACTGAGCTCGCTATTCTCCTGTTATTCAGGGTACCGTTCCTTCGTGCACACCTCGGTGCCACTTACTATGcctattttcaaaattaacgcCTCACGCGAAATTACTAGATGTAGGAGACATTTTGCACGTGCATACCATTGTGGAGCAACCTATACAGAACAGTTTCTCGGTGATTTATTTAGCAAGATTCGTACTTTTTCTCATGACCGTGAACGTGGGGTCGCGGGACGACGGGTTTCCCGCCAAAAGCTATGCTTCAGATAGGCTGGGCCGGATTGGAGTAGGATGAGCAGGCCGGTGCAGGCCGGGAAAGGTGGACAAGGGGACAGGCGGGCGGCCGCCATGGCGCTACTGTCGGCCGACGCGGTCGCTGTTTTCGTTCTGTCTCGCGCGACGACGATCAGCATATTTCCGAGGTTGCAAAAAGTCCAGCCGTCCGCCGGCTACGCCGTGTGTAAGTGTTCATCATTAATACGCTGCCGCTAGCACGCTGTTGATCGCGTTAGCGTCCGCCGCACGGTGTGTTCGGAAAGTATTCGTGTAAGGACAGGAAGTGAGTAGCTCGTAGAGCGAGTATCGGCGACGAGAGCCATCTTTGACGAGCATCGGCTTGTACTCGTGGGAGACGGTGGAAACACGCATTGGCGATCGACGGCGATGACGAAGGCGACGATATAGTGATACAGAGAACGGCAGCGGCGATTTGTTTTCGGCACCGTTCACAGATCATCTTCGTATCCCGGCAACCTCTCATGTATTCCGTGATCGAGGATTAGTTTCCTCGCTCGTTAATAGTGTAAGATAAGACCGCGCCGGGATCGTGGCGGGAATAACAGCGTGTGAGTGTTGTTTCGCTCCCCCTTCGTACTTAACTCATGCTGTAACTGGCCGCGTTTACAATTGTCTCGATTGCACCACGCGTTCCGGTTCCCGACGCTTTGTTACCTGTACGGAGAATTTGATTTAAACATCAGTAATAACGGCGTTAATTGGTAATTGGCGGTAATAACAGCTGAAGGATATCGTGCAGTGATATGTCGCGGAGTATCG
This genomic window from Linepithema humile isolate Giens D197 chromosome 5, Lhum_UNIL_v1.0, whole genome shotgun sequence contains:
- the Ssl1 gene encoding general transcription factor IIH subunit 2 is translated as MAEEESEEKEYRWETGYEKTWEAIKEDDHGLLEASVATIIHNAKRKRQLDRKQGARLGMMRHLYIILDASESMSNQDLKPTRFLCSLKLLEDFIEEFFYQNPISQLGVIITRNKRAEKISDLAGNAKKHIKELRALQQTAITGEPSLQNSVELAMKSLKLLPSHASKEILIVVGALTTCDPGDINETIQSMKADSIRCSVIGLAAELYICKRMANRTGGEHGVVLDDKHYKEQLNVHIDPPPAATRLDAALVKMGFPHHALHSNASDTSMTVCMCHAENSDESVKLMSTGYLCPQCLSKHCELPVECRACGLTLVSAPHLARSYHYLFPVEPYKEIAFEGDYFSCFGCQKAFTQKDKKVYTCGKCNQTFCLDCEIFIHEILHTCPGCATNPETYKKSADRS
- the slif gene encoding cationic amino acid transporter 3 isoform X1, which translates into the protein MTSRLWKALSRRRVEDNEEVKDEQLARVLGLFDLTALGVGATLGLGVYVLAGSVAKETAGPAVCISFLIAAIASAFAGMCYAEFASRVPKAGSAYIYSYVTVGEFIAFVIGWNLILEYVIGTASVARGLSNYIDALIGNTMSNTMRSIMPIDISFLSEYPDFFAFAMVMLLVALLCVGVRESSILNNIFTVINLITITIVIIAGSIKADPSNWSIAPEDIPSTVKNAGTGGFMPFGIGGVMVGAAKCFYGFVGFDAVATTGEEAKNPRRHIPLAIILSLIIIFAAYFGISMILTMVLPYYAQNADAPFPYAFEQIGWPAIKWLVNVGAVFALCTSLLGAMFPLPRIIYAMASDGVIFKPLSKIHPKTMTPVYGTVLSGLLIGLMTLIFNLQQLIDMMSIGTLLAYTIVAISVLILRYQNEGNLRDAIPMIDYQLTPINILRELFNLHNQKVPTELSSKIANIGISCLCVIICIITFLISNMGTDLVEGNVVVCVILAVLVIIFFLNLAAVGRQPVHKTEVAFKVPLVPLIPCFSIFINVYLMFQLDVFTWIRFATWLLIGFCIYGFYGFSHSEQGKRDKAENEKLQQMYVEKFRIVTAF
- the slif gene encoding cationic amino acid transporter 3 isoform X2, with protein sequence MTSRLWKALSRRRVEDNEEVKDEQLARVLGLFDLTALGVGATLGLGVYVLAGSVAKETAGPAVCISFLIAAIASAFAGMCYAEFASRVPKAGSAYIYSYVTVGEFIAFVIGWNLILEYVIGTASVARGLSNYIDALIGNTMSNTMRSIMPIDISFLSEYPDFFAFAMVMLLVALLCVGVRESSILNNIFTVINLITITIVIIAGSIKADPSNWSIAPEDIPSTVKNAGTGGFMPFGIGGVMVGAAKCFYGFVGFDAVATTGEEAKNPRRHIPLAIILSLIIIFAAYFGISMILTMVLPYYAQNADAPFPYAFEQIGWPAIKWLVNVGAVFALCTSLLGAMFPLPRIIYAMASDGVIFKPLSKIHPKTMTPVYGTVLSGLLIGLMTLIFNLQQLIDMMSIGTLLAYTIVAISVLILRYQNEGNLRDAIPMIDYQLTPINILRELFNLHNQKVPTELSSKIANIGISCLCVIICIITFLISNMGTDLVEGNVVVCVILAVLVIIFFLNLAAVGRQPVHKTEVAFKMSLLGLDSLLGY